The sequence aaccactacccgccacccgcctaaggtcgtacATTAActatagtataatattattttaaactatttaAAGTATGAAGTACCTATGTCTACCTGGAATTACCTAGATCAAATACTttgaattataatataatattatatctttTCAGCTTTAAgtggaaatattttttcatattttcaagttttccGAAACCTATTTTTGATTTCATGTTTCGTATTCGCTCAGAGATTGTTAACATCCATGTTTTATCAAAATGGATTCAGCTTTTCCCTACCTAGTTAAATATCTCTAAATTTTATTCGGATACATTGTTTTTAGTCTCGTTGGTTCCCAACGCCGGCTCTGTATAGCGGATGTGGTAATATTATTGCAATGGCGTCTTTGACACTTCACACCAGCTATTTCGCTTTTCTTTTCTAACGCGCCTAATGAGTCATAGCAATCCTGGAATCTAGTGTTCCTGGTTCACCTGCAGGTCGAAGCCGTCCCGCCATCGCGTCTGCCACGGGAATGATGACGATCTGACTCTTGTGCTTTTGTGTGGAAATCATTTAATTGGGAttagatttattttgttggtcaaagtgtaggtaggtagggtTTTAAGTATAGCTACCTAAATGTGTTTAGGTACtatttaacgttattttaaaacatgcttacctacttatatacagttttttttaatccttATAAagcattattaaatataaaaggtCAATTACAACTTTGTATGAAAATCTGTCGCCTACACAGGCTTTCTTTCAGGAGCCAATCCAGGAGGAAGAATAGAGCATAAACAGTTTTCAGTTCTGTGCCTCACTGAACCTAGTGAAGTTGTAAACTTTGTAAGGGCAAAGTTGTTACGCATTGCTGCCGGTCAATATCTGTGGTCTCTAGTTATTATAGTGAACTTGGAACCATTCGTCCGGAGAACTGTAGATTAGTTTCTTTTGTTGAAGAGAAGGCAGAGCGGGGGATCTTCCACCAGGAGGTGATGTGGGGTTAATGAGTTGTTGACCTCCATTGGCTTTTAGTCACTAAGTTTACCGTAACAAATTGATCCTTATGCTTCTAAAGTTTGTATGGAAGGCATAGTACGTGTTTGTATAATTATGTCGTCATTACAAGACATTAGGTACGCAAATGCTGAAATTTTTCAGTGTATTTGTAACACAGAGAATCAACCATCATCGTGGTTTCATTGAACTCTCTTTCAAATCCTGTAACCTCGTACCTTCACCTCTGACATTGCGAACCACATAACACAATAACGTCAAACattatgcataataatattatgcacaTAAATGCAACAACGCAAACGCAACGCAACGTGCAGGTTCCCACGGTGGCTTGTCATCATGTCGTCGCCTGAAGTTCGGTGCTGTACCGCTACGTTACTGTTCGTTCAGATGTGAATTAGTCGACTTCGCACTGTCGAAAACACGCACGCTTTCGAACCACTCACCGTGGATAAGGCCATTGTAGGATGCGTCACGGGGAAACCTGATGACGTCACAAATAGagttacaatacaaataatggTGTAGAGTTTTAGTCAGCAATAGGAAAATCCGTTATTTCaggtaaataaacaatatatttagAGGGATTaaaactatgtacctacagatgtatgtacctatgtattacaGACGTAGTTGTACAGAACTCACCATGACTCTAGTTGTCGAATACTCCACTCTACatatactgacgaaaacgtgagatagagtcgtggctcgcgcaccATCGCTCGTAatgttagtttttcgtcatattatAGAGTGACGAGCAGTCAAGGTACCACATAGTTCATTATCCATCTATGATATCCTCCAAGATAAGGAATAAAATGCCTTCAGCTATCTATGTATagtagttaaatattttgcaAGACAGTATTGCCGTGCCGTGTGTGAAAATGGAACCTTACCGTTTATCGCCAGCCTGCATCAGCGGCAGAGTGCGGAGTGCGTTACGCGGTTTATGTCACAGAGCGCCTCACCGTTACCGTCGTCACATCCACTTAAAATACTATTAACATTTCCGTAAAAAACACTCCATTTTCCGTCGTTTTGTTCATACGTCGGTCGCCGAATGGCTTTTGTGTTAGTACCGTTTATCGGCTTCACTTGGCTTCTGCGGCTAACTTAATGACTTAATAGAATGCTTCATGAAGTCGATGACCTAGCTTTGGCGGCACTTGGGATAAAGATTACCCATCAAAACAATACGTGTGAGGAGTAAGATTAAATTGTTTCCAGAGACGGCTTCACCTTTtcattaattaagtacctttAATGTTCTTCACACGTATCTATGTACAATTCTGCACCTGATAGTTAATGCAAGAAGAACatctacttacctaaaaaGCTTATGGTTCAGCATTTAAAGAACTGCCGTTGCCACACCGCCTCTCAAAACCAACAAACCTTAAAAACGCCGGCGCTGCCACTGGGTTAGATTAATAGAATCTGCAACGTTGTCAGAAGTGGTAAGTAGGCTAGGGTTAACAGGTGTGAAATATGGCGTAGACTGGGGGTTAGCTTTCACACGGCTGCGGACGTGCCGGGATCGGTTACTGGGCCAACACTCGCGCAGCTAATGTGCATATTTAGGCCTCAATGCCGCTTTAATTTCGTTTTATAATGGACCCAGTGCGAGAGCAATGCTGTTGATTTATGGTAAATTAAAGACCTATGTTAGGCACCTGCTTAAATGCCTAGAATGCAGAACTACGATTACGGTAGGTGTACGATAGGCATAGAGTAAATAAACGGTCGGTGTAGGCAGGGTGTAAccgcgttttttttttgtttggaaATGGTTTAGAAAATGTTCCTTGGTAGGGTGGAATGGAACAGATGATGCTGGAAAAATAATACCTCAAGAGGAAGATCCAGCGGTAGGtgttataatcataatttatcGAACACGTATCCCTCACTGAAAGCTCAGCCAACTCAAATAtgatttaaaagtttttaaaataaataaataaataagttttaagttgGTAATATTAGGAAGCTCCTAATGATCAATGTTCCGTGGTTCCGTGCCTCATGtgataaaaaacttaaatgacAGTTAATTTTTGCACGTCTAGACTTCACTTTTTGTTTTGAATgttaattatttgtttgtgaTTGTTTAAATTTCCCGTTAAGTATTCTCCTTTTTTATCTAAACCTAAGCAACACTGGAAATACGCGAACTTTGTAATGTGTTGCAGATGTATAGAGCTGTCCAATATTTGGTGAATACAACATACTAAATCATCATTTAAAGGTTAATTATTAAGTGTAGATTGTGATAGTGgatcattattttatgaatgtaATAGTTTTTTGGGAGTAGTTCAAGCGAAAGTTCAGTATTTTCTTGTAAAACTCTATATAAAGAGTGATGTTTTTAAGGGTAACAATACCTATATTACAGCGCTGTGTGTAGACTTCCCTATACAGGTAGACTGCTGTTTACCGAAACCTACCTGATTTTATACCCATTTGGTTaatttatcttaattttataatccCAGTTAAATTGTTTGAGTATGTTTTTGTGTTATCACCTACTATGTAGGCACTTacgtatacttacttatacatagtTTCACGTAAGTTacaaacttttaaaattaaaatataaaatgtctTGTATTACGATACCATGCCATATATTGTGCCCGCAACTAGCTTCTATAGAAGCTATGATGTTGAAGGTTAGTagctacatattattatacctctGGTAGTTACTGTATAGTACAGTcgaaaataatacttacccGTAAATGGCTACACACTCTGTGCTGTAGGCTTGTACTGTATTGCATTTACGTTTACGGTATAACACACTCCTAGGGCTGAAAATAGTACCTAAACATAATCGCGAGGGTGCCGTTTGAATACCTAGGGATAATAAGGTGACGAATAAAAAAAGCGGTTTCGGAAGGGCGTATGGGCCTCACCTTAGCGTAGTTCCAACTCTCTCCTTACAACTCACAACTCGTTACAACTCACCTTCTCACACATCCCCATCCACCCTTCTCCAGCTGATCCTGAGTGGCCTCAAGATGATGGAGGCGCGGGCGCGATCAGGGCGCGGCTGCGGCTGCGAGTCCACCAGCGAGAAGGTCAGGGAACTGCTGGACAAGTTCCCGaaaccgccgccgccgccagcgcttAGTACACTGTTCTGTGGACACAATGTAAGACAgtccacagaataataacttggTAGTAACTAGGACgaagtatagtgccacaatcttatctgttccggtggcgacgtcactgtgatcgaatccagtgttGCTTTCGATAAAaatttgcctatttctggtttaaacgacaatgcatttctgctattacctattgttataattaggtacatccataagtatagataaatcaaaatatagggtcgatagtaaatgaaagaggatataatatatcaaacgacatttgttgtatggaaaatttatCCACATGCTAACTAACgaagtatagtgccacaatcttatctgttccggtggcgacgtcactgtgatcgaatccagtgttGCTTTCGATAAAaatttgcctatttctggtttaaacgacaatgcatttctgctattacctattgttataattaggtacatccataagtatagataaatcaaaatatagggtcgatagtaaatgaaagaggatataatatatcaaacgacatttgttgtatggaaaatttatccacggcgaacagaaataaaattagttctgattatgttctgatataggaggttaaatctagattacaatggtatgggtaatataatatatgtgggtcgtgggaataaaGAGATAcgactttaaaaaaactataaattattatttttgaacactttattttaaattttctaaagtaacaagaaacaagagcatacaatcaaaagaaattcagacagtgtgcaaaggctaattcatcatcatcatcatcacgtcacgacccatcacgtccccactgctggggcacgggtctccttccaaaggctatttgccaatttctttcagccaactcttgataggttgggaaaacaatgacatgtcataaatcatcattatttcgtctaaaatcgctgcaggtgcgcgaaattcttcttggtagttacctaagatttaaagtatcatgtcatgtcctcacacctgtaatcatagaaaaataaagataatatacTGTTCAGCACGAgtatcacgacccatcccgtccccactgctggggcacgggcctctctggaaaatatttaataaaaatacatggagtatatgggtaaaattattcgtcatatttggcaacactaacctgtagccgctgcaactcgttcttccaatttttcaaacggaattaaaggcgcctgaatacatttttttttcctgcataaaagccaatatatatagtactacttttcttgcatcacattttagcgattttggcattatttcacacataaaatcacaaaacaaattaaataacgtagcgtcagcctcttcgcagaaattgacaactcaaataacgcacagagtatgaaatgacgtttgacaatgacgtctcgttgttgcacattttgaccaccggaacagataagattgtggcactataggtacagtgccacaaacttatctgttccggtgagagctcacgtaaatgtctaatatttcttaattctttaagatgttaagttttcccgtaatggtaatttacccttgcggttttaataaacccatctaatctatatcaatatataatttgttagtaaataatgagatatggaccaatttagtgaactgtcaccggaacagataagtttgtcacaCTCTATGCCGAGGTATACGTAGCATCTCTATTTAGTCTGTGGCCGAAGTGTGGTGTGGTGGTCTGCCTAGACTGTAGCTGAATGCTTGATCGCTGGTTCAGGGGGGTTGCTCTAGATTTAAGAAGACGATTTCGTGGAGCACTGCTGCGCTAATTACGGCTCTATAATGGCTCCTGAGTAAGAAAGTCAATCTGGAAAAGAGTCTTGAATCTCCGGTGTTAGTGTATGTAGAGGTAGAAATGGTTATTTACCCTCCCACTAAGCTAATCGATTACCTACCTCACAAGACAcgataatagacgcatttttcctgaaataaaaatgacatattatgtatctagcctatctgaaacctagttaaacattgtgagatatggcgtttcgactttctccgtgttcggcatcataagggtcacagtgacagttaaataaagtccatttttctctccacctttagtttgcaaggtgcgggtgcctatataaatagagtgagtcgcccgcgcgcctcagttgtaatatcaccatgcagaaatgactaggtttcagataggctagatacataatatgtcatttttatttcaggaaaaatgcgtctattatgtagtctgagcctatctgaaacctagttaaacattgtgagatgtgtttattatcgcatggtggagagaaaaccaactgtgacccataagctactgatgagtatatcagtagataaatatttgaatctataaatttataatgcatagatttctaggtaatagatatactaaaaagaaaggtataagtatacataagacttttttaagtacttccttattattcctgacttgtcagaaagttatggaaggtatgtacctatacatataggtaggtatttatacatatggatacacacagtgcctcttcgaaagcaatactaataagtaattattgatcaaaatcttgttattgtcaaggcaatatttttaacatacactagccgaatggatggagccagtgaaatactttgcaacaatatttaaaagctgtaaaatgtagaatatcgatccaggccgctggggctcaggtcagcacatgctgactagggtatgtaattctggactgacctcagaaatgcagcagccgaccctggagcctcgaagacctgctcagtcagccctgtacgacgacacggcctgcaacacctggcgcggcatctagtccttggaacgaggagtggtgcttgaagggaagataattttactaaatatctcagcctcatcagctactggaaaatattagatgaaggcacgggcggataactaagtattcagtttttcaaaacatgatgcaggtcactatattcatattctagattgacaagtaacacacagtctaattttgtattctaactaactcggcggttaacgagttcctgtgcagtcctactaggaaggaaagttattttataagcctttgcacccattttgtgggctactatcattctgtatcatcatgtgtgaatattatgagctctctcagcattccttggtagatgacatcaattaataaaatatattgatagattgattaacacaacaataacaattataatagttgataaatgaaacccggctaacatgtcttaactgggtaagttaatgatcagtcatgccaccaggataagtaaaatgttcagtacttcatatgaaaaacattaacaaggtcacctttaggtatgttcgtcaacactaagggcaggtctcggccaaaaccttaaggcttcgccttgttgcaacttcaaaggtacgtaggtaggtacctacttacattgttgtaggttcgattttgaaaccattaagtcaacctagataaaacaaaataaaatagctcgattaaataaagatggtacgtaaagatgttagttgtacctgatcagacctgatgcaacgacagccaacatagactctctaatctgtggaagcaacaatcatggtggcgggaacatggacagttggacgagccacctcgagcctgacttatcaatcagaactgacagttcgccaacagcagatagcttgcggctatctataggtaaacttaggtagttagctatacccaagaaaaagtccttggacatcgatatgacagtggaacggcgaataactgtgacattctttaaaacaaaaacgcttgttgttgtccagctaaggaaggttacctacttcagcgacctggtattgcatccTGAAAGAACTGCAAAGAGTTAATATAATGACTAatcattattacttatttagaaagttttcagcaaactctaataaatcaagcagctgccacgtcaccgctgcccggttataactatgtactagcttagtagatatatataccagttctagccttcagctagaggccagagagctcctaaatgagatgcgtttacgagcatgacacaagtaattttttacttggtaacttgttacgtaactaactgaaagatccataaaacagttgaggattactcaaaatggaattgtgaaaacggcacgtctgcatcttaaccagtcagtctaagtagtttcagcagatacagtgttgaaaaatagttatgaaacgtttgcgccagaatcgaattaaaaatacatttatattagagaagccgtttaggcatgaataggtactttcacactttggattgtgctccaaatgatgaccttcgaaattcatagaaatttaatggcgactgccattgtttattatctagctccgtacattgagtagggctgcggctacacgtgatgtgatacacagtacacagtaggtatatgcatgttcccagaatagtggaagttataattttaccaaaaggtagtcgtctcgtgcaagagcaccgttactcgatttattcgatacacaactagtagacagctgctgcgtaggaggttcacgcatttttcaacaaagagctcggatacacactcacaatccactgggacataaggaagacagctaatatggtgccactcagaaaccgcgatgacactccgatcatgatcacccgacagtaggatcataataaattcggtaacttgtgaagcggtatggtatagcaaaagcgactttcacgaaatcaggaattagctcagtgcttttaggttgaacactcgccggtgggattccctttgctcacagccgagaaaagaaaagactcaaagctggaatctgccgatgtgtcatgtcacttaagatagtgtctgaggggtcactttatatgacgaaaaaccggccaagtgcgagtcgggctcgcgcacaaagggttccgtagcagcaattaaatcaacctatctcaaaaactataagagatactttgatcaaaccaaaaatcgttgaaagagttaattagcatgcatcacctcaattttttttagaattttataccccgtagttataaaaatagagggggggggacatactttttacgactttgagagctgatatctcaaaaaccgttcactttaagaaaaatgttttttagaaaactttatatcattttaaaagacctttccattgataccccacacgggtatgtacatcgaaaaaaaaaatttcatccctcagttacatgtatggggggccccacccccaatttttttttttactatttagtgtcatatttttgtagcggttcatacaacacatattcccatcaaatttcatcactgtagtacttatagtttccgagtaaatcggctgtgacagacggacagacggacatgacgaaactataagggttccgtttttgccattttggctacggaaccctaaaaacgaactttcagtgcactgcggcgcgagccgctatatctgtttgtatgtattaaacgtgccgattgcacgacagctctcgttcgttcgtttctcatcagtatagagtaacgcatCTGTACTTACCGtacgtcaccattcccatgagcagtccaatgatctttaggcagtttagaacaaaagctgcattagacagtttcttcagcagagacatcgaaataaaaaatttattgcacaactatcccccggagcagtctacaggttactttgggcagttcagaagaaagctgctttaatagaataccctacctcagcggagtcatcaaattgaagtgctataacacttttagaagcggtgcacgttacccgatttgtcgtcatccatgccgatgtggctacggcgactgcaggtggttactcaggcttcgttggtgtgcccttgtatggctaacatgaccaaccttggcagtaaacgttcgtctgcatatgccaaaatcactgatgaatagcgcacgttactcgataccttctaaataagtcactcataatgatggctgatgatgatgatgaccgtgctagcaatagtgcaggcgtttccgctgagcataaaatctcttcccagacagggggcgtttggatctggcaaccagaacaggagtgccaggtgtgcgcagcgatgcaggtgggacaacacagccgccagggcaggagtgcatggctgggtctacgctgcgatgcaggtggcacaaaacggtggccagggccaggaccgggtgtacagccgccagggcaggagtgcatggctgggtctatgcagcgatgcaggtaccacaaaccggtggccagggccaggaccgggtgtacgctgcgatgcaggtggcacgagacggcggccagcgcaggagcacagggccgggtgtatgctgcgatgcaggtggcacgaaccggtggccagggcaggagcgcagggccgggtgtacgctgcgatgcaggtgccacgagacggcggccagcgcaggagcacagggccgggtgcaggttacacgaaacttcaatttcaccgaatcggcctggtaggcgggtaggtaccggcggatcacattactcgccgcacatgccacaatgtcccaacatactgaaactcggagccacgtgcttcctgtaaaaaatcctatgacggtcctggaaagctcctgtttgtaaagccttacataagctataatcaagtgcattattgtaatagcaaagtttttatcaactgttttctaaaaatattagaaattgagggtagaaaaatatatttttataatttttttcctgtataaaattaacatatgctttacttaaagcggtcattaatgtaagtatctagctcaagcgccactagtaggaccggaatatgtgatcaatcatcaccacgactattgaatcggaccctactgcgtgggataaaaaccccaagcgccggagcattatgaccagtggctgagcttttaaaagcagtaaataatagcattttactcacggcttatcaactcaaaccttcgttgcgaaatcctcagcaatggctgcgtgcgcagcagccggcaggccccacgccgcctggtccgcatcacgctacagctcccggcagcgaggactccgcaaattcaatattatatttttccccgtcggagcgaagccgacgagaaccgtggctacattgagccattttgccgaagtgttcacttcaaaaatcaaaaaccaactgaggcgcgcgggcgactcactctatttatataggcacccgcaccttgcaaactaaaggtggagagaaaaatggactttatttaactgtcactgtgacccttatgatgccgaacacggagaaagtcgaaacgccatatctcacaatgtttaactaggtttcagataggctcagactacataataatattatcatcattcATATTTAATGCATTACTAGTACGATATGATAAActcgtaataacaaatctaACCCTGCAGGCTggagccggcggcggcggcggcgtgaaGTCCATCTACCACTCGACTCAGGACCTATCAGTGGCGCCCTTTTCACTGGACCCCCTCCACTTCCCCCCTAAAGGCAAGAAATGGGGAGGAAATCAGAGGCCACCTAAAGACAAACTTGACTTCGACACCACTACACTTGGCGAACAGATTTACTCGAGCAAGGAGAAAGTGACATACCATGTTAGTGTTTCAGCATCTTTTCTTATTTGCTGTAGAGTCTGGGGTGCGGAATTCAGAGGCAAAAAGTAGAGTAGAGTAAAGCttgttataatataatgtcgTAGGTAATCCATATTAATGGGATCGGTCAAGCTGTAGTACAAGCATGAAATAAGGAATAACAAAAACACTTTCgcatttacataatatgtatattttattttataatagtaggtaggtacgaatAGGTTTAAATGATTTATCATCGACATCAGTTTCACATATCTAtttgttatacttacttacttatttattggagctaaaaataaaacacaaaaacaaacattacCATACTCCTACAATCCTTATCTTTTAAACCAGCGTCTAAATAAAACTGTCGTCCCTCATGTAAAGGCAAGCTCGTACTGACGAGGTTCCTAATTGGTGGCCGATGATACCATCGCGCTAAACCGAGTTTAAAGTTTAGTTGAGTGCGGTTCGTGTCGTCGTGACAAGGGATGGGTCGGAGGTCGTGGGCGCCCTATCGAGCATCGCCCCTCGTCGCGTCTTCCGATACAGCATCGGTGTCGTTACTCAGGAATGCTGTTGGTTGCATCGGCCCGCGCTGTTTCGCCGCCGACGATGGAATGCTTTCAGTTTTGTGCtccaaatttgaatttgaccaATGTAGTTGATTCATTGTGCTGCTGCGGTTTCGATCGCACATTACTGTTGTGCAGTTGTGGTCgcttaaaaaaagattttggCTGAATTGTGTCTTCCCAAATACCTCTATCTGACTGCATAAAGGAAACTAGGGCAAGTTAGGCTGAAATAAAACTGGCAAACAAAGCGACATGAACTTCTGCTTTGTTAGTGACCAGGGTAATGTAGTTAAGCGATAGATTCAGCGGTACGTCAGAGCCCTAGTATTTAATGGGAGCTCGTGAACCGATGATATGATCGGGGGTCGTGCCGGCCGGTCGGAGTTCCTAGTTGACGAAAGTTGAAGAGgaagaaaaaaactttaacaaatatGTAATGCATTATGCGATTGTGCGCCCGATTGCAGATGGCCGGTGGTTTATGGGAGGCGCAGTGGTTTATTGCGACTGTCGATGGG is a genomic window of Plutella xylostella chromosome 18, ilPluXylo3.1, whole genome shotgun sequence containing:
- the LOC105390307 gene encoding uncharacterized protein LOC105390307 isoform X1: MYRAVQYLLILSGLKMMEARARSGRGCGCESTSEKVRELLDKFPKPPPPPALSTLFCGHNAGAGGGGGVKSIYHSTQDLSVAPFSLDPLHFPPKGKKWGGNQRPPKDKLDFDTTTLGEQIYSSKEKVTYHNASEKGPWFVLKEALQLLQLAVTATALIIYYLIYCYMQLIYLTLQSAVYFRNADGAMRVTIAVVIVSALVVAVNCFIRLQRLLGVIS
- the LOC105390307 gene encoding uncharacterized protein LOC105390307 isoform X2, which codes for MMEARARSGRGCGCESTSEKVRELLDKFPKPPPPPALSTLFCGHNAGAGGGGGVKSIYHSTQDLSVAPFSLDPLHFPPKGKKWGGNQRPPKDKLDFDTTTLGEQIYSSKEKVTYHNASEKGPWFVLKEALQLLQLAVTATALIIYYLIYCYMQLIYLTLQSAVYFRNADGAMRVTIAVVIVSALVVAVNCFIRLQRLLGVIS